The sequence ATGAACATATTGAAGTTAGACAGATACTGGATGCCCTTCCCCACGCCCGACATGGCAGATGCGAGGAAGCAAATGGTCAGCAAGCCAATGATGGCAACGAGTAACCAGTTGGTGGTTTCGTCGACAAGCCCAATCGCTTGCGGCCCAGAATGAACGGGCTGCCCCACAGATTTCTCTGGTTTATAAGTCACATCGCAAGAGTAGGAAAAATTTCGGGCAACCAAAAGCAGATGTCCCGAAGTCGTACTACGTCGTACTACTCGGTGCGAGCCGCCAGGGCCTCGTCGTAAAGCTCACTGACCTTCACCCCATGCGCATGAGCGATCTCTTTCGCCGCGTCCTTAAGCCGCATCCCCCGCTCCTCGAGCGCGAGCACTAACGCCACAAGGGCAGCCGGTTCAGCCTCTGTGCCGTCTCCCCCTTCAATCACCACCGTAATCTCCCCGCGCACACCCTCCTGCGACCACTGTGCAAGCTCCGGCAAGGTGCCCCGGCGGACCTGCTCATATGTCTTCGTTAACTCCCTGCACACGGCCGCACGCCGCTGGTCACCTAAGATTTCTGCCGCATGCTCCAACGTGGTCGCCAGCCGGTGCGGCGACTCGAAAAAGCAGACCGCACGCTTCTCAGCAATAAGCGACTCCAACCACGTCTGCCGAGCACCTTGCTTCCGAGGAGCAAAACCATCAAAAATGAAATGCCCCACATTTAAACCCGATACAGCCAACGCGGTCGGTACCGCCGATGGCCCAGGAAAACAAGTCACAGGAATGCCTGCATCGTGAGCGGCCGACACCAGACAGTGGCCAGGATCTGACAACACCGGCATCCCAGCATCTGAAACCACCAGGACTAACGACGAACGCGCAGCCGTGATGAGCTCATCGACACGTTTGTCCTCATTGTGGTCAAAGTTCGATATAACACGCCCAGTTATCTCTGCACCCAGCGCGGAAGCAAGACTACGCACCCGGCGCGTATCTTCTGCCGCTATCACGCTGGCGCGCTGAAGTGCTGCAACCAAGCGTGGAGAGGCATCAGCGATATTGCCCAATGGTGTTGCTGCAATCGCAATGCCGTGGCCAGGAAGCTCAACGAAATTGTTCATAAGCCCAGCTTTCCACACCGTGCAAGTGCATGCGATGTCGCGCCCACCGGCTAGTATCAAACGCGTGAGTACCACTATCCGTGCTTCGTCCTCCCGCCCCCAGGCTCGTGGGGCTATCGCTGCACCTAATCCACCCACCCCGATCACGGTTTGCTGGTCTCGGTCTGACACGATTGCTACGGTATGCGTGGCCCTGCTCGCACTCGCCACCCGTTTTATCGGATTGACGTCTGCCACTGCGAACGGCACACCCGTGTTCGACGAAAAGCACTATGTGCCCCAGGCCTGGGACATGGTGCGCAGCTGGTTTAACCCTGTCCTTGGCGGCATCGAAAGCAACCCCGGCTACGGGCTGGTTGTTCACCCCCCGTTAGGCAAGCAACTATTGGCACTGGGTGAAATGATCTTCGGCTACACACCCCTAGGCTGGAGGTTCATGACGGCACTGTGTGGTTGCGCCGTGGTGGTCTTCACCATGTTGTTGGCCCGCAGGATCACCCAATCGTGGCAGGTGGGCCTGTTCGCCGGGCTTCTGGCCACGTTCGATGGTGTGCTGCTAGTCGCCTCCAAATTCGGCATGCTCGACATCTTCCAAGTTGTCTTCGTGGTCGCCGCCTCCTGGACGCTTGCCGGCGACATGCGCCAAGTACACACGCGTTTCGACGAAGCCTTCCACGACGGACGCTTCCTTGCAGCCGGGCCATTCGGCCCACGGGTGGGTTTTCGTTGGTGGAGGTTTGCCACAGGGGTACTCCTTGGGCTTGCACTGGCGGTGAAGTGGTCCGGCCTTTACTACATCGCGTTTTTCGGTCTACTCAGTGTGTTCTGGGACCTCTATCTGCGCAAGCGCTATGGTGCGGGCCGACCTGTCGTCGGCACGCTCATTCGCGATGTGCCTGCGGCACTTGGATCCATCGTGTTGGTGCCCGCGCTGCTGTACATCTGGTCGTGGCGCTCCTGGTTCGCCTCAGAAACCTCCGTGTACCGGCATGCTGCGACCGATGGAACCATCGAAGAGGACTCGTTTCTTCACGCGCTTCCCGACGCGTGGGCAGGCTGGTTCCACTACCACTTCTCAGTGTTGGAGTTTCACTCGGAGCTGACCTCGTCGGGCGGCCACTCCCACCCGTGGGATTCCAAGCCGTGGTCATGGCTGGTCGCAGCCCGCCCCATCCTTTATTACTCCTCCACCGACATCGAGTGTGGCCAGTTCACCTGCCGCCGGATGATCTACTTGTTTGGCACCCCTGCGATCTGGTGGTTAACCGTGCCAGTGCTTCTGTGGGCCTTCTGGGTGTGGGTAGTACGCCGCGAATTGCGGGTAATACTGCCACTGGTCGCGTTCGCGGCAGGGTTCATCCCATGGCTGATTGCAATCGATCGGCAGATGTACTTCTTCTACGCCACGGCCCTTGTACCGTACACAATTGTCCTGATCGCCATAGCGCTGGGATATCTCGCTACTCGTGGCTTAGAAATTCGCCAACCGTTCATCCAACAGGTCGCGGGTATGCCACTGAGGTGGGGTCAACTTGCAGTAATTATCTACCTAGCTCTGGTGATTGGCCTGTTCTTGTACTTCTCACCAATTCTTTACGGCTACCAGATTCCCGAATCCATCTACCAGCAGCTGATGTGGCTGCCGAGCTGGAAATAAAGTAGCAGTGGGCATTGAAACAGCGCTTAAGCTGGCTGCGCATTCAGAGTCCGCCACATGCGGCGCAGTTCACCACCACGATCCGCTATCCATGTCCACACCAAAACCACACAACTGAGAAACAAAACCCCCATATCACCCCAATTATCGGCGTCTCCTAAAATCAGGTAATCACGCACAGCGAAACCGAGGGTAAAAGCGAACACAGACCCGGCGATCATGGTCACCCCCGGGATCTGTGAGGGACGCCACGCGCACAGGAGCAGGGCCAACGCGAACCCAAACTGAACGCTCGCCGCCTGCAACAACAGCGCGCCAGTATGCGGGTCCGCCACCGGGTCAAGCACACCATTGGCCGTTGTCGTTCCCAAAAACGGGCCCGATTGGACGACGGTGATCAAGGCCCACACCAGCGTCCACAGCCCTAACGCGACGAGCCCCAGCCTGCCTAATAGCAACGCCATGTGCCGGCGGCGGGCAAACCGGCGCCACTCCGGTTCCACTCCGGCCATAATTGAGTCGGTTAAATCTTTCGGTGGTGCCATCCCACCATCAACGTCCACGAACGCTAATGTTTGCGACAAAGACAGCGCCTTGTCCCAGTACGCTTTGCACTGCGCACAGTTAGCCACGTGTGCATCCACGACAGCGTCGTCAAGCCCGGTCGGTTCTCCGTCGATACGCGCGGAAAGTGCCTGCTGAATCTCGCCATGATCAACCACGGTTAAGCACCTCGTCAACGCTTATCCGTCCGGCACCGAAAACGACGACCATCACCAGCGAAACAATCAACACCATGGGATACTCGATACCACCGTCATGCACAAAGAAACCATTACCAAGGTGCACAAAATATAGTGCGGCCGCCACCAGCAAGGCCAGGACCCCAGCCATGAAGGTGGCTAGCAACCCAATGAAAAGCAACGCCCCACAAATAAGTTCAACCGATCCCACCAGGAATGCTGAAAGCTTGGGTTGTGGAATGCCACGGTGGGTGAAATCCGCAGCCACCTTCTCCATTCCGTCGACGAACCAGTGCTGATATCCGCGTGCTACAAACACCACTCCCAGCACAATGCGCACTAGAAGGAGGGTGATATCGCGAATCACGGGCCTGTTCATGCTTGTTAGACTACCCCGTACCGATCGCTTCATTGCCCACAAGGACACCATTTTGGAATTCTGGCACCGCTTCGACTCCCCCATCGGCCCACTCTCGCTGTGCGCCACAGAACGTGGTCTGGCCCGTGTCGCCTTTGCCTCAGAGCACCCTCCCACCCCCAGCGACAGCACCAATCACATTCTTGAAAAAGCCATCGTGTGGCTTCAGTCCTACTTTTCAGGCAGGTTTCTGCCCGTGGATTTTCCGCTTGAGCTTGACGACGATTCCTTTACCCGACGCGCCCAATGGGCCCTGGCCGATATTCCTCCCGGCTCGACGCGTTCATACTTCTGGCTTGCGCAGGCAGCAGGCTCTCCCTCTGCGATTCGTGCCGCCGGTACCGCATGCGCAACCAATCCGTTGCCCTTGGTTTTGCCGTGTCATCGCATCGTGCGCGCCGATGGCACAGTGGGGCGCTACAGAGGCGGACAACTTGTGAAAGTGTGGCTTTTAGAGCACGAAAGGAACCACGGGGCAACAACAGGAGTCTAAAGGGTATGGAAGACACCACAATAAGCACAGAATCGAACACAGAAATGAGCACAGTAAATTCCGCAGATACTGGTTTGATCATTGGTACTGACGGTAAAGCGCGTCCCAGATGGGCCACCGCGAGCGACATGCTGCGCACGTACTATGACACCGAATGGGGCATGCCGGTTCGAACCGAGCAGGGTGTGTATGAAAGGCTCTGCCTGGAAGGTTTCCAAGCTGGGCTGTCCTGGCAGTTAGTCCTTCGCAAAAGGGACGCGCTGCGGGAATACTTTCATGGCTTTGACCCCGATCGTGTTGCGTCTATGGGCGGCATCGAGGATGCGCTTAACGACGATCGCTTGATCCGTAATCGCCTCAAACTCCAGGCCGTAATCACTAATGCTCGGGCCACGCTCGCTCTACGCGACGACCCAGAAGTAGACGGAGGACTGGCAGAATTTATCTGGTCATTCCAGCCGAAATCTACTCCACAGCCGCGAACACTAGATGAGGTGCCGACAACCTCCGACGAGTCAGTAGCGATGGCACGGGCACTAAAGGAAAAAGGGTTTAAGTTTGTGGGCCCAACTACCTGCTTCGCGCTCATGGAAGCGATTGGCATCGTCGACACACACCTCGTGGGCTCATGGAGGCGTGGTTCTTCTGGAGTGTGGGCATAACCAGGGCGCGTGCGAGCGCTGACTTTCGATCAGTGGTGGACTAATTCTTTTAGCCCACGCGACGCTCCGCGGCCCCAGGCACCGACGCCGGAGCGTCAGTGTCAGCGTCGTCAGCGTCGTCAGCGTCGTCAGCGTCGCTGTGAAATACTTGGGCCGATGTGACTGGGAGGTGATCAAAATCAGGTGATTCATCGTCCAGCTCTACGATGATCGCACCAGGGCGACGCAGCTCCGCCGGAATTGGTGCTTCTTTGTCGGCGAAGCGCACCCCAAGGCGGGCGCGCCGCAACTGTCGTACACGACGCAAGCGCAATTCCTGCTCCTGGCGTACTAGGGTGCGCAGCGCAATCAGGTACCACACCATCATCCCAACCACCACAGCAGGTGCGGCCCAGGCCCACCCACCGGCGATCAACGCGAAGATTCCGCCGACGACTAGTGCTATGCACAGCCCGAAGAATGTCCGCTGGCGCCGCTGGTAGCGGGTCACTCGATGAGTCTTATCGGCGACAGGATCCCAGCCGCCACGTCCGCGACGAGATTCCGCGAACGCGAGTTCTTCTTCAGTCAGCTCATCGTCCGGCTCAGTCAGTTTATCGTCCGGATCAGTCAGCTCGGCGGAGTCCTCGTTGACATCATGGGTGCTGTCCAGGATGGAGATAACGGTTGAGCCTGAAGACTCAAAGCCCAGATCCTCCGGGGTGAGGTACGACTCATGCGTTTCATAGGTGAGTTCCTCGTGGATGAGTCCCTCAGCATCCTCAGCATCCTCAGCATCCTCAGCATCCTCGCTGGAGTATTCGCTTTCTTCTTCGCCTGCAGGTACAACGCTGTCGAAAGTGTCCTCAGGGTGGTCGTCGACAAGCTCTCCCTCGATCGTGTCTTCAGCGCGGGTGGCAAAGATTTCCCGGTCGCGGACGAGATCCGTGTCATCTATCAACAAGGTCGAGCCCGCAGGCTCCGCATCTACTTCGACAACCTCCAAGTCGAGGGCGTCATCGTCACCGTAACGCACATCGGCGCGGGTCAATTTCGGCCGCCGACGTGGCTGAACCGGCTCCGTGCCCCCTTGATGCAGAACGCGGGTTTCGTCGTATGCCTCGCCAGACCGGCGGATTGGCTTACT comes from Corynebacterium cystitidis and encodes:
- a CDS encoding BCCT family transporter; the encoded protein is MTYKPEKSVGQPVHSGPQAIGLVDETTNWLLVAIIGLLTICFLASAMSGVGKGIQYLSNFNMFIAAILAIFLRIRCWADPVHREPHPGFLRCLL
- the rsmI gene encoding 16S rRNA (cytidine(1402)-2'-O)-methyltransferase yields the protein MNNFVELPGHGIAIAATPLGNIADASPRLVAALQRASVIAAEDTRRVRSLASALGAEITGRVISNFDHNEDKRVDELITAARSSLVLVVSDAGMPVLSDPGHCLVSAAHDAGIPVTCFPGPSAVPTALAVSGLNVGHFIFDGFAPRKQGARQTWLESLIAEKRAVCFFESPHRLATTLEHAAEILGDQRRAAVCRELTKTYEQVRRGTLPELAQWSQEGVRGEITVVIEGGDGTEAEPAALVALVLALEERGMRLKDAAKEIAHAHGVKVSELYDEALAARTE
- a CDS encoding dolichyl-phosphate-mannose--protein mannosyltransferase, which translates into the protein MSRPPASIKRVSTTIRASSSRPQARGAIAAPNPPTPITVCWSRSDTIATVCVALLALATRFIGLTSATANGTPVFDEKHYVPQAWDMVRSWFNPVLGGIESNPGYGLVVHPPLGKQLLALGEMIFGYTPLGWRFMTALCGCAVVVFTMLLARRITQSWQVGLFAGLLATFDGVLLVASKFGMLDIFQVVFVVAASWTLAGDMRQVHTRFDEAFHDGRFLAAGPFGPRVGFRWWRFATGVLLGLALAVKWSGLYYIAFFGLLSVFWDLYLRKRYGAGRPVVGTLIRDVPAALGSIVLVPALLYIWSWRSWFASETSVYRHAATDGTIEEDSFLHALPDAWAGWFHYHFSVLEFHSELTSSGGHSHPWDSKPWSWLVAARPILYYSSTDIECGQFTCRRMIYLFGTPAIWWLTVPVLLWAFWVWVVRRELRVILPLVAFAAGFIPWLIAIDRQMYFFYATALVPYTIVLIAIALGYLATRGLEIRQPFIQQVAGMPLRWGQLAVIIYLALVIGLFLYFSPILYGYQIPESIYQQLMWLPSWK
- a CDS encoding zf-HC2 domain-containing protein, which encodes MVDHGEIQQALSARIDGEPTGLDDAVVDAHVANCAQCKAYWDKALSLSQTLAFVDVDGGMAPPKDLTDSIMAGVEPEWRRFARRRHMALLLGRLGLVALGLWTLVWALITVVQSGPFLGTTTANGVLDPVADPHTGALLLQAASVQFGFALALLLCAWRPSQIPGVTMIAGSVFAFTLGFAVRDYLILGDADNWGDMGVLFLSCVVLVWTWIADRGGELRRMWRTLNAQPA
- a CDS encoding DoxX family protein produces the protein MNRPVIRDITLLLVRIVLGVVFVARGYQHWFVDGMEKVAADFTHRGIPQPKLSAFLVGSVELICGALLFIGLLATFMAGVLALLVAAALYFVHLGNGFFVHDGGIEYPMVLIVSLVMVVVFGAGRISVDEVLNRG
- a CDS encoding methylated-DNA--[protein]-cysteine S-methyltransferase, with the translated sequence MLVRLPRTDRFIAHKDTILEFWHRFDSPIGPLSLCATERGLARVAFASEHPPTPSDSTNHILEKAIVWLQSYFSGRFLPVDFPLELDDDSFTRRAQWALADIPPGSTRSYFWLAQAAGSPSAIRAAGTACATNPLPLVLPCHRIVRADGTVGRYRGGQLVKVWLLEHERNHGATTGV
- a CDS encoding DNA-3-methyladenine glycosylase I, which encodes MSTVNSADTGLIIGTDGKARPRWATASDMLRTYYDTEWGMPVRTEQGVYERLCLEGFQAGLSWQLVLRKRDALREYFHGFDPDRVASMGGIEDALNDDRLIRNRLKLQAVITNARATLALRDDPEVDGGLAEFIWSFQPKSTPQPRTLDEVPTTSDESVAMARALKEKGFKFVGPTTCFALMEAIGIVDTHLVGSWRRGSSGVWA
- the sepX gene encoding divisome protein SepX/GlpR, whose amino-acid sequence is MSGSLMIVLIVVVWLFVLAPLVFGGTSKPIRRSGEAYDETRVLHQGGTEPVQPRRRPKLTRADVRYGDDDALDLEVVEVDAEPAGSTLLIDDTDLVRDREIFATRAEDTIEGELVDDHPEDTFDSVVPAGEEESEYSSEDAEDAEDAEDAEGLIHEELTYETHESYLTPEDLGFESSGSTVISILDSTHDVNEDSAELTDPDDKLTEPDDELTEEELAFAESRRGRGGWDPVADKTHRVTRYQRRQRTFFGLCIALVVGGIFALIAGGWAWAAPAVVVGMMVWYLIALRTLVRQEQELRLRRVRQLRRARLGVRFADKEAPIPAELRRPGAIIVELDDESPDFDHLPVTSAQVFHSDADDADDADDADTDAPASVPGAAERRVG